The proteins below come from a single Natranaerofaba carboxydovora genomic window:
- a CDS encoding ABC transporter substrate binding protein produces the protein MEEKLAKKLAIFLVFLLLLFTNSFLFADNSYPNNDGEKWRIGYAEGEPFVNFAGTFHGLVQGFEEHGYINGVEQMPYSSGQEDSKVMWEWLVSHNTGNLEFVEDAYYSFGVESGSEEELLNRLESEGDLDLVITMGTYAGQILATDTHSVPVMVFSTTNAVEANIIDSAKDSGKDHIWAHMEPDREKRLIEVFSDLFDFEKMGIVYEDSDLARTYSAIDEIEATASERGFEIIYRHVDEPADSEDRERYYEELQDAYNELAYEIDAFYITVASIEASRLEGLLTPFYENNIPSFSQLGGEEVRAGAVASVSRDDFSEIGLFGSDAIIRVLEGELPRDQIQTFTLTPLISVNLEAAERVDYRVPFEVLLVADQVHQTIN, from the coding sequence ATGGAAGAAAAGCTTGCAAAAAAACTAGCTATTTTTCTTGTGTTTTTGTTGCTTTTGTTTACTAATTCGTTTTTATTTGCTGATAATTCTTATCCTAATAATGACGGCGAAAAATGGCGAATAGGTTATGCTGAAGGAGAACCATTTGTGAATTTTGCTGGGACTTTTCATGGATTAGTTCAAGGGTTTGAAGAACATGGTTATATTAATGGTGTTGAACAAATGCCATATTCATCTGGTCAAGAAGATAGTAAGGTGATGTGGGAATGGTTGGTTTCCCATAATACCGGAAATCTTGAATTTGTAGAAGATGCTTATTATTCTTTTGGTGTGGAATCGGGCTCAGAAGAAGAGCTGTTAAATCGTCTAGAAAGCGAAGGCGATCTAGATCTTGTGATTACTATGGGAACTTATGCTGGACAAATTTTAGCAACTGATACTCATAGTGTACCTGTTATGGTATTTTCTACAACGAATGCAGTTGAAGCTAATATTATTGATTCTGCTAAAGATTCTGGGAAAGATCATATTTGGGCTCATATGGAACCTGACAGAGAAAAACGTTTGATTGAAGTGTTTAGTGACCTTTTTGATTTTGAAAAAATGGGCATTGTTTATGAGGATTCGGATTTAGCAAGAACTTATTCGGCTATAGATGAAATTGAAGCTACTGCATCTGAAAGAGGTTTTGAAATTATATATCGTCATGTTGATGAACCAGCAGATTCTGAAGATAGAGAGCGATACTATGAAGAACTGCAAGATGCCTATAACGAGCTAGCATACGAAATAGACGCATTTTATATTACAGTAGCTTCTATTGAAGCAAGTCGCTTGGAAGGGCTTTTGACCCCGTTTTATGAAAACAACATTCCTTCATTTTCTCAACTGGGTGGGGAAGAAGTAAGAGCTGGAGCAGTGGCTAGTGTGTCCCGAGATGATTTTTCTGAAATTGGTTTGTTCGGCAGTGATGCAATAATTAGAGTTTTAGAAGGGGAACTGCCTCGTGACCAAATCCAAACTTTTACCCTTACTCCCTTAATTTCGGTTAATTTAGAAGCAGCTGAGCGAGTTGATTATAGAGTCCCTTTCGAAGTATTACTGGTAGCAGATCAAGTTCACCAAACTATTAATTAA